From the genome of Carassius gibelio isolate Cgi1373 ecotype wild population from Czech Republic chromosome A16, carGib1.2-hapl.c, whole genome shotgun sequence, one region includes:
- the LOC128031041 gene encoding RNA-binding protein 12B-like translates to MAVVIRLQGLRITAGSEDIRNFFTGLRIPDGGVHIIGGELEEAFIIFASDEDARRAMARSGGCIKGSPVNLLLSSKSEMQSVLEESTRRPELKNRGTYKEVVKSPSAERGPLAFNKDPRVDKRRPEHQEMRNRPPPSSFSETRHQREGSVSERDELYLKLIGMPYSATKDNVYTFFSGLQIDDIMFLRNPRGQFNGHSIVRFASKMDAVEGLKKDRQYMGPRYIQLTRCSEEQWLAEGGIVKTDSQKRASSERARSRSPISYKSRSRSPSHEEYCVMFENLPYMVEKRDLRVLLHPVSLKNAQIIIFAQKKDDRTKSAVVVFRNLTDYCAGLAHDKEMLMNKVVYVSPISKEKMVTLLESSVDARDEGKGSRRSAEAPQPQQNNPDSQLRCLYVRNLPFDVRKVEIMDFFNGFPLSEDRVVLLRDERGAGLGEALVIFQSEKEAMTAQSLNGQRFLGSEVMLKCITMGQMQKFGVNDQLMDSPQERNLQRTEIYKDAPHFSNTQMPQDDYGMEPNLRLGYEGRDRFEPNFGHIDAFGPGPDGNGHQRYGSPDQQLDGPICLKLVNLPSQIRVDEIYDFFYGYRVIPGSASLLYDRNGAPRRSATVAFETHREALTALQELNGRPIGTRKIQILFV, encoded by the coding sequence ATGGCTGTGGTCATCCGATTACAGGGACTCAGAATCACGGCTGGTTCTGAGGACATTCGCAATTTCTTCACTGGGCTCAGAATCCCTGATGGTGGGGTTCATATAATTGGTGGGGAGCTTGAGGAAGCTTTTATAATATTTGCATCTGATGAAGATGCAAGACGAGCGATGGCACGCTCGGGAGGCTGCATTAAGGGCTCTCCCGTCAACTTGCTCCTGAGTAGCAAGTCAGAAATGCAGAGTGTTCTCGAGGAAAGCACTAGAAGGCCTGAGTTAAAAAACAGGGGCACGTACAAGGAGGTTGTCAAAAGTCCTTCTGCAGAACGAGGTCCTCTGGCGTTCAATAAGGACCCGAGAGTAGACAAACGAAGGCCGGAACATCAGGAGATGAGGAACAGGCCACCTCCATCTTCATTCAGTGAGACACGACACCAGAGAGAAGGAAGCGTGTCAGAGAGAGATGAACTTTATCTGAAATTGATAGGGATGCCGTACTCTGCAACAAAGGACAACGTCTATACCTTTTTCAGTGGGTTACAGATTGATGACATTATGTTTTTGAGAAACCCCCGAGGACAGTTTAACGGCCATAGTATTGTGCGCTTTGCTTCCAAAATGGACGCAGTTGAAGGTCTGAAGAAGGATCGACAATACATGGGACCACGGTATATCCAACTAACAAGATGCTCTGAGGAGCAGTGGCTGGCTGAAGGAGGTATCGTTAAAACAGACAGTCAGAAAAGAGCATCCTCAGAGCGAGCGAGATCTCGATCTCCCATTTCCTACAAGTCAAGATCACGATCGCCGTCTCATGAAGAATACTGCGTCATGTTTGAGAACTTGCCTTACATGGTGGAAAAGAGAGATTTGAGGGTGTTACTTCATCCGGTTTCTCTGAAGAATGCTCAGATTATTATCTTCGCCCAAAAAAAGGATGATAGGACCAAATCGGCTGTTGTGGTGTTTAGAAATCTCACAGACTATTGTGCTGGCTTGGCTCATGATAAGGAAATGTTGATGAACAAGGTAGTGTACGTGTCACCCATCTCCAAGGAGAAAATGGTCACCTTGTTGGAATCGTCTGTTGACGCGCGGGATGAGGGAAAAGGGTCGAGGCGCTCTGCGGAAGCACCCCAGCCTCAACAAAACAATCCTGACTCACAGTTGAGGTGTCTCTATGTGCGCAATCTTCCATTTGATGTTCGTAAGGTGGAGATCATGGACTTCTTTAATGGATTTCCGCTGTCAGAGGATAGGGTTGTCTTATTGCGGGACGAAAGAGGAGCTGGGCTTGGTGAGGCTTTGGTGATCTTCCAATCTGAGAAGGAGGCCATGACGGCACAGTCCCTAAACGGACAGAGGTTTCTTGGATCCGAAGTCATGCTTAAGTGCATAACGATGGGCCAGATGCAGAAGTTTGGCGTGAATGACCAGTTGATGGATAGCCCGCAAGAAAGGAACCTTCAGAGAACTGAAATCTACAAAGATGCTCCTCATTTTTCCAACACCCAGATGCCTCAAGATGATTATGGGATGGAGCCTAATTTGCGCCTGGGTTATGAAGGTCGCGATCGGTTTGAGCCTAATTTTGGCCACATTGATGCATTTGGGCCTGGACCGGATGGTAATGGACATCAGCGTTACGGATCACCTGACCAACAACTTGATGGCCCAATTTGTCTTAAATTGGTCAATCTACCCTCTCAGATAAGGGTCGATGAGATTTATGACTTCTTCTATGGATACAGAGTGATTCCAGGTTCTGCATCATTGCTGTATGATAGAAATGGAGCTCCCAGACGTTCAGCAACGGTAGCATTCGAAACCCACAGAGAGGCACTCACTGCTCTTCAAGAATTAAATGGAAGACCAATTGGCACCAGGAAAATTCAGATTTTGTTTGTGTAG